A stretch of the Poseidonibacter parvus genome encodes the following:
- a CDS encoding SanA/YdcF family protein, which translates to MNFTIKLLLFIILFSSSVFCVEEENNDIYTDIKKVPAKKAALVLGTAKYISKGKQNYFYTYRIRAAVQLWKAKKVNAIVVSGDKSAYYDEVTSMYKDLIKLGVPSKYITRDFHGHRTFDSIVRAKEVFSLDDYIIVSQKFHLNRALYIAHEKGQKAIGFAAKDIKGTKAAQKMIDREALAQVKAFLDIHVLNTKPKVLGKKIKVNYRK; encoded by the coding sequence ATGAATTTTACAATCAAGCTACTTTTATTTATTATTTTATTTTCTTCATCTGTATTTTGTGTTGAAGAAGAAAATAATGATATTTATACTGATATTAAAAAAGTTCCAGCTAAAAAAGCTGCCTTAGTTTTAGGAACTGCAAAATATATATCAAAAGGAAAACAAAACTATTTTTATACCTACAGAATTCGTGCAGCAGTACAATTATGGAAAGCAAAAAAAGTAAATGCAATTGTTGTTTCAGGAGATAAAAGTGCTTATTATGATGAAGTAACTTCAATGTATAAAGATCTAATAAAACTAGGAGTTCCGTCTAAATATATCACAAGAGACTTTCATGGACATAGAACTTTTGATTCAATAGTACGTGCAAAAGAGGTATTTAGTTTAGATGATTATATTATTGTATCTCAAAAGTTTCATTTAAATAGGGCACTTTATATTGCACATGAAAAAGGTCAAAAGGCTATTGGTTTTGCTGCAAAAGATATAAAAGGTACTAAGGCTGCTCAAAAGATGATAGATAGAGAAGCTTTAGCACAAGTAAAAGCTTTTCTAGATATTCATGTTTTAAATACCAAGCCTAAAGTTTTGGGTAAAAAAATAAAAGTTAATTATCGAAAATAG
- the rlmF gene encoding 23S rRNA (adenine(1618)-N(6))-methyltransferase RlmF, whose protein sequence is MAHKKHKKGLHPRNPHNKRYDFPKLIKSLPKLGDYVFENKYDELSIDFANADAVLVLNKALLAHFYNIKSWSIPSGYLCPPIPGRADYLHYIADLLAQYNDNEIPKGSNIKGLDIGIGANCIYPIIGNSVYDWSFVGSDIEKESIDSSENIINSNASLKGNIECRLQLNHDSIFTGVIKEDDRFDFTLCNPPFHKSQKDAEIGSKRKVQNLTKKVVEKASLNFGGKNNELWCKGGEVAFVKAMIKQSKKYSKNCFWFTTIVSKKDNLPFIYDELDKIKPEEYDTIEMQHGQKISRIVIWTFLSKQEQENWANTWSK, encoded by the coding sequence ATGGCTCATAAAAAACATAAAAAGGGTTTACACCCAAGAAATCCACACAATAAAAGATACGATTTTCCTAAACTTATAAAAAGTTTACCAAAACTTGGCGATTATGTATTTGAAAACAAATATGATGAACTTTCAATAGATTTTGCAAATGCAGATGCAGTATTAGTTTTAAATAAAGCTCTTTTAGCTCATTTTTACAATATTAAATCTTGGTCAATTCCAAGTGGTTATCTTTGTCCTCCAATTCCTGGACGTGCTGACTATTTACACTATATCGCTGATTTATTAGCCCAATATAATGATAATGAAATTCCAAAAGGGTCTAATATCAAAGGCTTAGATATTGGAATTGGTGCAAATTGTATTTATCCTATTATTGGAAATAGTGTTTATGATTGGTCTTTTGTAGGAAGTGATATTGAAAAAGAATCTATTGATTCTAGTGAAAACATTATAAATTCAAATGCTTCTTTAAAAGGAAATATTGAATGTCGATTGCAATTAAATCATGACAGTATTTTCACAGGTGTTATAAAAGAAGATGATAGGTTTGATTTTACTTTATGTAATCCTCCTTTTCATAAGTCACAAAAAGATGCCGAAATAGGTAGTAAAAGAAAAGTTCAAAACCTTACAAAAAAAGTAGTTGAAAAAGCTTCTTTAAATTTTGGTGGCAAAAACAATGAACTTTGGTGTAAAGGTGGAGAGGTTGCTTTTGTAAAAGCTATGATAAAACAGAGTAAAAAATACTCTAAAAACTGCTTTTGGTTTACAACTATTGTTTCAAAGAAAGATAATCTTCCTTTTATCTACGATGAATTGGACAAAATTAAACCAGAAGAGTATGACACAATTGAAATGCAACATGGTCAAAAGATATCAAGAATTGTAATTTGGACTTTTCTTTCAAAACAAGAACAAGAAAATTGGGCAAATACTTGGAGTAAATAA
- a CDS encoding DUF2062 domain-containing protein, whose protein sequence is MPRAKLRKILPSHEKIKEQKILRIFGELLNKREIWSLSRKKILGGVFIGIFVAFIPMPFQMVLVAFLAILFKVNFPITLPLVWITNPLTMPFIYYAEYEIGNFILNVKDPIKFSFETMEQNIGEIALSLYVGTAFLSIVCSFGAVFILNLLWIRDVKRKRK, encoded by the coding sequence GTGCCGAGAGCGAAATTAAGAAAAATTTTACCTTCACATGAAAAAATAAAAGAACAAAAAATACTAAGAATTTTTGGTGAGCTATTAAATAAAAGAGAAATTTGGAGTCTTTCAAGAAAAAAGATTCTAGGTGGAGTTTTTATAGGAATTTTCGTAGCTTTCATACCAATGCCTTTTCAAATGGTATTAGTAGCTTTTTTAGCAATTTTATTTAAAGTGAACTTTCCAATTACTTTACCTTTAGTTTGGATTACAAATCCATTAACAATGCCTTTTATTTATTATGCTGAATATGAAATAGGAAATTTTATTTTAAATGTAAAAGACCCTATTAAATTCAGCTTTGAAACAATGGAACAAAATATAGGAGAAATTGCCCTATCCTTATATGTAGGTACTGCTTTTCTTTCTATAGTTTGTTCTTTTGGAGCTGTATTTATCTTAAATCTTTTGTGGATTCGAGATGTTAAAAGAAAAAGAAAATAG
- a CDS encoding protein adenylyltransferase SelO family protein, with protein MNKNEKNSIRVKTLNDLAKFADYSFMNKLNKNEEAREDGVDHEPRQVFSGHYVTVNPTPIPKPKYIAHSKNFFKELGFDDRLAKSDDFMKMFSGDTSNVPKPMSKVGWATGYALSIFGTEYYQQCPFGTGNGYGDGRAVSVLEALINDKRWEMQLKGGGRTPYCRGADGRAVLRSSIREFLAQEHMNELGIPTSRSLSLYTSKVEQVSRPWFSKGSYSKDPDRMINEDVAITTRVASSFLRVGQIELFARRTRKNEHEKAKEELEKIVLHLIEREYSNDIDESLDLEEKIVLLALEFRKRLTALIANWIRVGYCQGNFNSDNCTAGGFTLDYGPFGFCDLFDPNYQPWTGGGEHFAFFNQTLAAERNFNSFCNALQPLLVSHENHLNVLNDIKNGFSKIMEEEMQKMWISKLGLVIFDEELFHELLTLIVQTSVDYTIFFRELSSIPKDIEVLKKSFYGDITSDEKIEKAWIYWLEKWNLQIDTSITKEELSKQMKLINPKYILREWFLVPAYENAKVEDYTLIEELQEVMTKPYEEQSKEIEEKYYRLKPLELFDLAGVSHVSCSS; from the coding sequence ATGAATAAAAATGAAAAAAATAGTATAAGAGTAAAAACGCTGAATGATTTAGCAAAATTTGCAGATTATTCGTTTATGAATAAATTAAATAAAAATGAAGAAGCTAGAGAAGATGGTGTTGACCATGAACCAAGACAAGTGTTTTCTGGACACTATGTAACTGTAAACCCAACACCTATACCAAAACCAAAATATATAGCACATAGTAAAAACTTTTTTAAAGAGTTAGGTTTTGATGATCGGCTTGCTAAATCTGATGATTTTATGAAAATGTTCTCAGGTGATACTTCAAATGTTCCAAAACCAATGAGCAAAGTAGGGTGGGCAACAGGTTACGCACTTTCAATTTTTGGAACAGAATACTATCAACAATGTCCTTTTGGAACAGGTAATGGATATGGAGATGGAAGAGCTGTTTCTGTTCTTGAAGCGCTTATAAATGATAAGCGTTGGGAAATGCAACTAAAAGGTGGAGGAAGAACGCCGTATTGTAGAGGTGCAGATGGAAGAGCAGTTTTACGTTCAAGTATTCGTGAGTTTTTAGCACAAGAGCATATGAATGAACTTGGAATCCCAACTTCAAGGTCTTTAAGTTTGTATACTTCTAAAGTAGAACAAGTTAGTCGTCCTTGGTTTTCTAAAGGTTCATATTCAAAAGACCCAGATAGAATGATAAATGAAGATGTTGCAATTACAACAAGAGTTGCTTCGTCATTTTTAAGAGTTGGGCAAATTGAACTTTTTGCAAGAAGAACAAGAAAAAATGAACACGAAAAAGCAAAAGAAGAGTTAGAAAAAATAGTTTTACATCTAATTGAACGTGAATATAGTAATGATATAGATGAAAGCTTAGATTTAGAAGAAAAAATAGTTTTACTAGCTTTGGAGTTTCGTAAGAGATTAACTGCTCTTATAGCAAATTGGATTCGTGTTGGATACTGTCAAGGTAATTTTAATAGTGATAATTGTACAGCCGGTGGTTTTACTTTAGATTATGGACCTTTTGGATTTTGTGATTTATTTGATCCAAACTATCAGCCTTGGACAGGTGGAGGAGAACATTTTGCTTTCTTCAATCAAACCTTAGCGGCAGAACGTAATTTTAATTCATTTTGTAATGCTTTACAGCCTTTACTAGTATCGCATGAAAATCATTTAAATGTTTTAAATGATATTAAAAATGGTTTTTCAAAAATTATGGAAGAAGAAATGCAAAAGATGTGGATTTCTAAACTTGGACTTGTGATTTTTGATGAAGAACTATTTCATGAGCTTCTAACATTGATTGTTCAAACTTCGGTTGATTATACTATTTTCTTCCGTGAGCTTTCATCAATACCTAAAGATATAGAAGTTTTAAAGAAAAGTTTTTATGGTGATATTACTAGTGATGAAAAAATAGAAAAAGCATGGATTTATTGGCTTGAAAAATGGAATTTACAAATTGATACAAGTATTACAAAAGAAGAATTATCGAAACAAATGAAATTAATAAACCCAAAATATATTTTAAGAGAGTGGTTTTTAGTACCTGCTTATGAAAATGCAAAAGTTGAAGATTATACTTTAATAGAAGAATTACAAGAAGTTATGACAAAACCATATGAAGAACAAAGTAAAGAAATAGAAGAAAAATACTATAGATTAAAACCTTTAGAACTATTTGATTTAGCGGGAGTTTCTCACGTTAGTTGTTCTTCTTAA
- a CDS encoding TIGR04211 family SH3 domain-containing protein, translating into MIHKKISLTLAILTLSTSAFAANYVSNDLFTYSHSGPGSKYKIVGTVNAGQKITILSRSAGFTQIRDQKGRTVWINSKYVSNQPGLKKQLETLNIKHSKLVDKLSTYEEEANKNKANLEKDLTSNINQVQELQKTNEALNKRLNDVEEENKSLNDLLDNEKTDLLMKWFSYGGMVAGLGLLLGLVLPSLIPSRKKKSRF; encoded by the coding sequence ATGATTCATAAAAAAATTTCTCTTACTTTAGCAATACTAACACTGAGTACATCGGCATTTGCAGCAAACTATGTTTCAAATGACTTATTTACATATTCACATTCAGGTCCAGGAAGCAAATATAAAATTGTGGGTACAGTTAACGCAGGTCAAAAGATTACAATATTAAGTAGAAGTGCAGGTTTTACACAAATTAGAGACCAAAAAGGTCGAACAGTTTGGATTAACTCAAAATATGTTTCTAATCAACCAGGTTTAAAAAAACAACTCGAAACACTAAATATCAAACATTCAAAACTAGTTGATAAATTAAGTACTTATGAAGAAGAAGCGAATAAAAACAAAGCAAATCTAGAAAAAGATTTAACTTCAAATATCAATCAAGTTCAAGAATTACAAAAAACAAATGAAGCACTTAATAAAAGATTAAATGATGTAGAAGAAGAAAACAAATCTTTAAATGATTTACTAGATAATGAAAAAACTGATTTATTAATGAAATGGTTCTCTTACGGTGGAATGGTAGCTGGTTTAGGTTTATTATTAGGATTAGTACTTCCTTCTTTAATTCCAAGTAGAAAAAAGAAATCACGTTTCTAA
- a CDS encoding sensor histidine kinase, translating into MFMKHLSLTYKCHSSIGNSLNLNEMLKEVLETFVDDTNASSGYFYLVDNDNKLHRYLSYKEDINFHEEDYYKKDIKIFTVVDSVDNKSRVLIIPLEKGFLFIVYNKREEVDLDIIGSMFQDMVVKLNISIDSCLNVQKMKNKNDMLKQLTSELKQQQQELIEADKYKSNFLANMSHELKTPLNSIIVISSIMKKNKNDKLDESQVKNMNVINSCGNDLLYLINDVLDISKIEAGEISLNLAKTNLNLLIDELVNEMEPIANQKKLTLKFSCLLDNVNLLSDSHRIKQILKNLLSNAIKFTDSGIIDVVLEKNANDITIKVIDRGIGIAEEKLKHIFDRFKQADGSTTRKYGGTGLGLAISKELSFLLGGDIKAFSKLGEGSTFELILPKKTDIKNISDDNVSISSKSDEVQIEDIVLFDMEDVDISDESYIKEYKVILLNCDNITMLPVVVGLRKNDVILKRLDSLNDTFEILEKEEFDLIVIDKENTLTQIDKFINYCQEKNTQTIVLSKEDTNVTNFFDKKDIKAKLVDEILEKIGK; encoded by the coding sequence ATGTTTATGAAACATCTGTCTTTGACATATAAATGTCATAGTTCAATTGGAAATAGTTTAAATTTAAACGAAATGCTAAAAGAAGTATTAGAAACTTTTGTTGATGATACAAATGCATCTAGTGGCTATTTTTATCTAGTTGATAATGACAATAAACTACATAGATACCTATCATATAAAGAAGATATTAATTTTCATGAAGAAGACTACTACAAAAAAGATATCAAAATCTTTACTGTTGTTGATTCTGTAGATAACAAAAGTAGAGTATTAATCATTCCTTTAGAAAAAGGTTTTCTTTTTATTGTTTATAATAAAAGAGAAGAAGTTGATTTAGACATTATTGGATCTATGTTTCAAGATATGGTTGTAAAATTAAATATTAGTATCGATTCATGTTTAAATGTACAAAAAATGAAAAATAAAAATGATATGCTAAAACAATTAACTTCTGAATTAAAACAACAACAACAAGAGTTAATAGAAGCAGATAAGTATAAAAGTAATTTTTTAGCAAATATGAGTCATGAATTAAAAACTCCATTAAACTCCATTATAGTTATTTCTTCAATTATGAAAAAAAATAAAAATGATAAACTAGATGAAAGTCAAGTTAAAAATATGAACGTTATCAATTCTTGTGGTAATGATTTATTATATTTAATAAATGATGTTTTAGATATATCAAAAATCGAAGCTGGTGAAATTTCATTAAATCTAGCAAAAACTAACCTAAACTTGCTAATAGATGAATTGGTAAATGAAATGGAACCAATAGCAAATCAAAAAAAACTTACATTAAAATTTAGTTGTTTATTAGATAATGTAAATTTATTAAGTGATTCACATAGAATAAAACAAATTTTAAAGAATCTATTAAGTAATGCAATTAAATTTACTGACAGTGGTATTATAGATGTAGTTTTGGAAAAAAATGCAAATGATATTACTATAAAAGTTATTGATAGAGGTATAGGAATTGCAGAAGAAAAACTCAAGCATATCTTTGATAGGTTTAAGCAAGCTGATGGAAGTACAACTAGAAAGTATGGTGGTACAGGATTAGGTCTTGCTATTTCTAAAGAATTGTCTTTTTTATTAGGTGGAGATATCAAAGCCTTTAGTAAATTAGGTGAAGGAAGTACTTTTGAGTTAATATTACCTAAAAAGACAGATATCAAAAACATCTCAGATGATAATGTTTCTATTTCTTCAAAAAGTGATGAAGTTCAAATAGAAGATATTGTTTTATTTGATATGGAAGATGTGGATATATCTGATGAATCATATATTAAAGAATACAAAGTAATTTTACTAAATTGTGATAATATAACAATGTTACCCGTAGTAGTGGGTTTAAGAAAAAATGATGTAATTTTAAAAAGATTAGATTCATTAAATGATACTTTTGAAATACTAGAAAAAGAAGAGTTCGACCTAATAGTGATTGATAAAGAAAATACATTAACGCAAATTGATAAATTTATAAATTATTGTCAAGAAAAAAATACACAAACAATTGTATTATCAAAAGAAGATACAAATGTTACTAATTTCTTTGATAAAAAAGATATAAAAGCTAAACTAGTTGATGAAATATTAGAAAAAATTGGTAAATAA
- the dauA gene encoding C4-dicarboxylic acid transporter DauA produces MKSNLFSGIVVGIISLPLSMALSIAIGTPPENGIYTAIIAGILTALFGSSKVNISGPTAAFVVILIPIVQEYGLQGLLICGFLSGIVQILMGTFKLGKLIELVPYPITVGFTSGIAVVIASLQIKDFFGLKIENFHGEYLEKIYALLTSLNSFRIEEFTIGLSTILIIVFWKKQNYKMPASLISLIVVTFLTYIYNSYSDAYEILTINSNFSYELNGLKVEGIPSNPLTFIIPWENLTITKELIYDLVPHSIAIAVLGALESLLCAVISDGMTKKRTNPNKELIGQGITNMVLPFFGGIPATAAIARTVVNIKSGATSVMSSVFNSIFIFIAVISFAPILSYLPMASLSGLLLIVAWNMSEYKHFINILKNAPKHDVYILLTCFTLTILLDMQIAIGVGMMLASILFIKRTIDLYSIDFVSEKHKNNLNIPDNICIYDINGPMFFGAAQHALETIVRTEDKYDVIILNMENVSMIDMTAMVALKSIVDSFKENNTLLILSGLEKRMFKKLSKIGFIEKKGSVEFFDNISDAINSNQLQ; encoded by the coding sequence ATGAAATCAAATTTATTTTCAGGAATAGTAGTTGGAATCATTTCTTTACCTCTATCAATGGCCTTATCAATTGCAATTGGTACTCCACCTGAAAACGGTATATATACAGCTATAATTGCTGGAATATTAACTGCATTATTTGGAAGTAGTAAAGTTAATATTAGTGGACCAACTGCTGCATTTGTTGTTATTTTAATACCAATTGTACAAGAATATGGACTACAAGGTTTGTTGATTTGTGGTTTTTTATCTGGAATTGTACAAATTTTAATGGGTACATTTAAATTAGGAAAACTTATTGAATTAGTACCATATCCAATTACTGTTGGTTTTACATCTGGAATTGCAGTTGTAATTGCAAGCTTACAAATCAAGGATTTTTTTGGTTTAAAAATTGAAAACTTTCATGGTGAGTATCTTGAAAAAATTTATGCTCTTTTAACTTCTTTAAATAGTTTTAGAATTGAAGAATTTACAATAGGTTTATCAACTATTTTAATTATTGTTTTTTGGAAAAAACAAAACTATAAAATGCCAGCTTCTCTTATTTCTTTAATTGTAGTTACCTTTTTAACTTATATCTATAATAGTTATAGTGACGCATATGAAATTTTAACTATTAATTCAAACTTTTCTTATGAATTAAATGGTTTAAAAGTAGAAGGAATTCCTTCTAATCCTTTGACATTTATTATCCCATGGGAAAATCTTACAATTACAAAAGAATTGATATATGATTTAGTTCCCCATTCTATAGCAATTGCTGTTTTAGGAGCTTTAGAATCTTTATTATGTGCAGTAATATCAGATGGAATGACAAAAAAAAGAACAAACCCTAATAAAGAATTAATAGGGCAAGGTATTACAAATATGGTATTACCATTTTTTGGAGGTATTCCTGCAACTGCTGCAATTGCAAGAACAGTAGTAAATATTAAATCAGGTGCAACAAGTGTTATGTCTTCTGTTTTTAATTCAATATTTATTTTTATAGCAGTTATCTCTTTTGCTCCAATTTTATCTTATCTTCCTATGGCTTCATTATCTGGATTATTACTTATTGTTGCATGGAATATGTCAGAGTATAAGCATTTTATTAATATCTTAAAGAATGCTCCAAAGCATGATGTTTATATATTATTAACTTGTTTTACTTTAACTATATTATTAGATATGCAAATTGCCATTGGTGTTGGTATGATGCTAGCATCAATTTTATTTATAAAAAGAACTATTGACTTATATTCAATTGACTTTGTAAGCGAAAAACACAAAAACAATTTAAATATTCCTGATAATATTTGTATTTATGACATTAATGGTCCAATGTTTTTTGGAGCAGCACAACATGCCTTAGAAACAATAGTAAGAACAGAAGATAAATACGATGTAATTATATTGAATATGGAAAATGTATCAATGATTGATATGACAGCAATGGTTGCTTTAAAATCAATTGTTGATTCTTTTAAAGAAAATAATACTTTGTTGATATTATCAGGACTTGAGAAAAGAATGTTTAAAAAATTGTCAAAAATAGGTTTTATTGAAAAAAAAGGAAGTGTGGAGTTTTTTGATAATATTTCAGATGCTATTAATTCAAATCAGCTTCAATAG
- a CDS encoding TetR/AcrR family transcriptional regulator, translating into MNKINQKVNEIKKELYIKESIPYFDITGYKNAKINEIAKVLDTSVGTIYNIFNSKEELYLEYLIFKLKEFQENLEKEKTDDPFSNLCIYLKYKYEVFIQIDKNKSKPIVDDPYFFHKLDIVNHPIVNDIYVFLEEQFKLLVEEPHISYKHLAILFKKFSDGFIESYILEPFETKDIIDHTLAMFLNGLLRKNN; encoded by the coding sequence ATGAATAAAATCAATCAAAAAGTAAATGAAATCAAAAAAGAGTTGTATATAAAAGAATCAATACCCTATTTTGATATTACAGGTTATAAAAATGCTAAAATCAATGAAATTGCAAAAGTTCTTGATACATCAGTTGGTACAATTTATAATATTTTTAATTCAAAAGAAGAGCTATATTTAGAATATTTAATTTTTAAATTAAAAGAATTTCAAGAAAACTTAGAAAAAGAAAAAACAGATGACCCTTTTTCCAATCTATGTATTTACTTAAAATATAAATATGAAGTTTTTATTCAAATAGATAAAAACAAATCAAAACCTATTGTAGATGATCCCTATTTTTTTCATAAATTAGATATTGTTAATCATCCTATTGTAAATGATATCTATGTTTTTCTAGAAGAACAATTTAAATTATTAGTTGAAGAACCACATATCTCGTATAAACATTTAGCAATATTATTTAAGAAGTTTTCCGATGGCTTTATTGAAAGCTATATTTTAGAACCCTTTGAAACAAAAGATATAATTGACCATACACTTGCTATGTTCCTAAATGGTTTGCTAAGAAAAAATAATTAG
- a CDS encoding AAA family ATPase, protein MQETALKILKSGQNVFLTGSAGTGKTYILNEYILYLKSRKIIPTVVAPTGIAASHLNGQTIHSFFSLGIRDSIDEYFISNLLEKKYLQTRFKKLKVLIIDEISMVSPNVFTAIDMILQAFKQNDEAFGGVQVILSGDFFQLPPISQSNDSKRFAWQSPSWKALDLQTCYLEKKFRQDDNQLIFVLDEIRSGQISQKTYDILNDRHQKDLNIEFTPTKLYTHNMDVDRINNDELSRLESPSFAFNYESEGAKSNIEKLFKSALVQEELTLKKDAVVMFIKNNPEKYYINGTTGVVIDFSKDDKKLPIVKLSNGYVIKVEYEDWSIENDKGKVSAKISQIPLKLAWAITIHKSQGMTLDAAQIDLSKTFEVGQGYVALSRIKNIEGLKLMGFNEKALSVDPVILSIDPRIKQASKKAYDKIEAQDEKQLELINLSYIERLGGLIDQKAISKEREELDKEPVIEEKVANHIKTKNLIESSSTLSILAKSAGFSVSTIMKHLSTIKEEEPNFDISKYMPNLSTINKIKKVISEIENENKEEDFSEDGKIKLKPIFLKLNEEISYDDIKMVII, encoded by the coding sequence ATGCAAGAAACAGCACTAAAAATACTAAAATCTGGTCAAAATGTTTTTTTAACAGGATCAGCTGGTACGGGTAAAACATATATTTTAAATGAATATATTTTATATTTAAAATCAAGAAAGATTATTCCTACTGTTGTAGCTCCTACTGGTATTGCTGCTTCGCATCTAAATGGTCAAACTATTCACTCTTTTTTCTCTCTAGGAATAAGAGATAGTATTGATGAATATTTTATTTCAAATTTACTAGAAAAAAAGTATTTGCAAACTAGATTTAAAAAGCTAAAAGTTTTAATCATCGATGAGATATCTATGGTAAGCCCAAATGTTTTTACTGCAATTGATATGATTCTTCAAGCTTTCAAGCAAAATGATGAAGCATTTGGAGGAGTTCAAGTAATACTTTCAGGAGATTTTTTCCAGCTTCCTCCAATATCACAATCAAATGATTCAAAAAGATTTGCATGGCAAAGCCCATCTTGGAAAGCTCTTGATTTACAAACTTGTTATTTAGAAAAGAAATTTAGACAAGATGATAATCAACTTATTTTTGTATTAGATGAGATAAGATCAGGACAAATATCGCAAAAAACTTATGATATTTTAAATGATAGACATCAAAAAGATTTAAATATTGAGTTCACTCCTACAAAACTTTATACTCATAATATGGATGTAGATAGAATCAACAACGATGAATTATCAAGACTAGAATCTCCTTCTTTTGCTTTTAATTATGAAAGTGAAGGTGCAAAATCAAATATTGAAAAGCTATTTAAATCTGCACTTGTTCAAGAAGAATTAACGCTGAAAAAAGATGCAGTCGTTATGTTTATTAAAAACAATCCAGAAAAATACTATATAAATGGTACTACAGGTGTTGTAATTGATTTTTCAAAAGATGATAAAAAACTTCCAATTGTAAAACTATCAAATGGTTACGTAATAAAAGTAGAATACGAAGACTGGTCTATTGAAAATGACAAAGGAAAAGTGTCAGCAAAAATCTCTCAGATACCTTTAAAACTTGCATGGGCTATTACTATTCACAAATCTCAAGGTATGACCTTGGATGCTGCTCAAATTGATTTATCAAAGACTTTTGAAGTAGGGCAAGGATATGTTGCACTTTCAAGAATCAAAAATATTGAAGGTTTAAAACTAATGGGCTTTAATGAAAAGGCTCTAAGTGTTGATCCTGTGATTTTGAGTATTGACCCTAGAATCAAACAAGCTTCAAAAAAAGCATATGACAAAATTGAAGCTCAAGATGAAAAACAATTAGAACTTATCAATCTTTCATATATTGAAAGATTAGGAGGTCTTATTGACCAAAAAGCAATTAGTAAAGAAAGAGAAGAGTTAGATAAAGAACCAGTTATAGAAGAAAAAGTAGCAAATCATATAAAAACAAAAAATCTAATAGAGTCTTCATCTACTCTTTCTATTTTAGCAAAAAGCGCAGGTTTTTCTGTTTCTACTATTATGAAGCATTTATCAACTATTAAAGAAGAAGAACCAAACTTTGATATATCAAAATATATGCCAAATTTAAGCACTATAAATAAAATCAAAAAAGTAATTTCTGAAATAGAAAATGAGAATAAAGAAGAAGATTTTAGTGAAGATGGGAAAATAAAACTAAAACCAATTTTTCTAAAACTAAATGAAGAAATATCATATGATGATATAAAAATGGTTATTATCTAG